The following are from one region of the Penaeus vannamei isolate JL-2024 chromosome 28, ASM4276789v1, whole genome shotgun sequence genome:
- the LOC113827243 gene encoding acanthoscurrin-2-like: MKYSLALVLVAAMVTCVLAGGRSYGGYGGGYGGGRGGGYGGGYSGGRGSGYGGGYGGYGGGYGGGRGGGYGGYGGGYGGSSGGYGGGYGGGRGGGYGGYGGGRGGGYGGGYGGGYGYGK, from the exons ATG AAATATTCTCTCGCACTTGTGTTGGTGGCTGCCATGGTGACATGTGTCCTGGCGGGAGGCAGAAGCTATGGTGGATATGGAGGCGGTTATGGAGGCGGCCGTGGAGGTGGTTATGGAGGGGGCTATAGCGGCGGCCGTGGAAGCGGTTATGGTGGAGGGTACGGAGGCTATGGAGGTGGTTATGGAGGCGGTCGCGGAGGTGGCTACGGAGGCTATGGAGGCGGCTACGGAGGTAGCAGCGGAggttatggtggtggttatggcgGCGGTCGCGGAGGTGGTTACGGAGGCTATGGCGGTGGTCGCGGAGGAGGCTATGGTGGCGGCTATGGCGGTGGCTATGGATACGGGAAATGA
- the LOC138867030 gene encoding keratin-associated protein 19-2-like, giving the protein MLCAAKILWVAFLAACAQAEGGHGGLIGGHALSHAGSFGPFGSHAHEVGGFRGGALGIYGRGYGGGYGYGGYVGYAGGYGGYGGGYGSYRGGYGGYGGGHGGYRGGYGGYGGGHGGYRGGYGGGHRGGHHGGSYGGYSSARGTSTFNLGRRQPHAGLGGGYGGHQGGFAGAYGYGYGYGK; this is encoded by the exons Atg TTGTGCGCAGCAAAGATTCTGTGGGTCGCATTCCTGGCAGCGTGTGCCCAGGCTGAAGGCGGGCACGGCGGGCTCATCGGAGGGCACGCACTGAGCCACGCTGGGAGCTTCGGGCCCTTCGGAAGCCACGCCCATGAGGTCGGAGGCTTCCGCGGAGGTGCCCTCGGTATCTACGGAAGAGGCTACGGAGGGGGCTACGGCTACGGTGGCTATGTAGGTTATGCCGGCGGCTATGGTGGCTATGGAGGCGGTTATGGGAGTTATAGAGGAGGCTATGGTGGCTATGGAGGCGGCCATGGTGGTTATAGAGGAGGCTATGGTGGCTATGGAGGCGGCCATGGTGGTTATAGAGGAGGCTATGGTGGCGGGCACCGAGGAGGACACCACGGGGGAAGTTACGGAGGCTACAGCAGCGCCAGAGGGACGAGCACCTTCAATCTTGGACGAAGGCAGCCCCACGCCGGCCTTGGAGGTGGCTACGGGGGCCATCAAGGCGGCTTTGCTGGCGCTTACGGGTATGGATATGGGTATGGCAAGTAA
- the LOC113827239 gene encoding acanthoscurrin-2-like codes for MKYSLALVLVAAMVACVLAGGRSYGGYGGGYGGGRGGGYGGGHGGYGGGYGGGRGGGYGGYGGGYGGGSGGYGGGYGGGRGGGYGGYGGGYGGGSGGYGGGYGGGRGGGYGGYGGGRGGGYGGGYGGGYGYGK; via the exons ATG AAATATTCTCTCGCACTTGTGTTGGTGGCTGCCATGGTGGCATGTGTCCTGGCGGGAGGCAGAAGCTATGGAGGATATGGAGGCGGTTATGGAGGCGGCCGTGGAGGCGGTTATGGTGGCGGGCACGGAGGCTATGGAGGTGGTTATGGAGGCGGTCGCGGAGGTGGCTACGGAGGCTATGGGGGCGGCTACGGAGGTGGCAGCGGAggttatggtggtggttatggaGGCGGTCGCGGAGGTGGCTACGGAGGCTATGGAGGCGGCTACGGAGGTGGCAGCGGAggttatggtggtggttatggcgGCGGTCGCGGAGGTGGTTATGGAGGCTATGGCGGCGGTCGCGGAGGAGGCTATGGTGGCGGCTATGGCGGTGGCTATGGATACGGGAAATGA
- the LOC138867146 gene encoding acanthoscurrin-1-like — protein sequence MKYSLALVLVAAMVACVLAGGRSYGGYGGGYGGGRGGGYGGGHGGYGGGYGGGRGGGYGGYGGGYGGGSGGYGGGYGGGRGGGYGGYGGGRGGGYGGGYGGGYGYGK from the exons ATG AAATATTCTCTCGCACTTGTGTTGGTGGCTGCCATGGTGGCATGTGTCCTGGCGGGAGGCAGAAGCTATGGAGGATATGGAGGCGGTTATGGAGGCGGCCGTGGAGGCGGTTATGGTGGCGGGCACGGAGGCTATGGAGGTGGTTATGGAGGCGGTCGCGGAGGTGGCTACGGAGGCTATGGAGGCGGCTACGGAGGTGGCAGCGGAggttatggtggtggttatggaGGCGGTCGCGGAGGTGGTTATGGAGGCTATGGCGGCGGTCGCGGAGGAGGCTATGGTGGCGGCTATGGCGGTGGCTATGGATACGGGAAATGA